CCTGAAGGTCATGCATGCCGTATGCCAGCACGCCGGCCGCGATCACGATCAGCGCGACTCCGGTCCAGGAGAAGAAGCGGGAGAGGTTGACTTTGAGGACGCCCCGGTGCAGGAGGTAGCCAAGCCCCGCCGCAACGGCAAGTCCCAGCAACGCCCCGACCAGCGGCGTCGTGGTTTCGCCCGAGGACTGCGCCGCGGCCCAGAGGAACAGCGCCGTTTCGAGGCCTTCCCGTCCTACCGCGAGGGCGGCAACGGCCACCAGTCCCCAGCCTGCTCCTTCGGCCACCCGGTCGACCTGGGATTTCAGCTCGCCACCGAGGGTTTTTGCCGTCCTGGCCATCCAGAACACCATCCAGGTCACCAAGCCCACGGCAGCTATGGACAGGCTTCCGCCGATCGCTTCCTGTGCCTCGAAGGTCAGGCCACGGGGACCGAAGGTGAGCAGGGCGCCGAAAGCCGCGGAAACGGCGACGGCGATCCCCACGGGACACTCTCTCTTAGGGTAGCCAAATTTAGGCTGACCTAAGTCAGAACAGTACAAGGAGGATCGCCATTACGCAAAGGTTTGTGGCGTAATTATCAAATCACGCCGTTTTGGAAGAGACGCAGCCCGGGCGGCCCCCAATTAGCCGCCCGGCGCTGTGCTACCCCGCCTGTGCGCTACCCGTCGTAATGAGTCCGTACGGGGCCCTGACCCAAGGCATTGACTACCGCCGTTGCGACGTCGTGCAGCTTTGAGTTGCGGGTGTTGGAGGCGGCCCTGAGGATGTTGAAGGCATCGTCCTGGCCGCAGCGGTTCTGGGCCATGATGATGCCCACAGCCATGTCGATCACGGTCCGTGATTCAAGGGTGGCCCGCAGGTTCGCCGCCGTTTCGCTGTAATGGGCGAAGCGCACGGCAAGCCGCAGGGCAAGTGAGGTCTGGCTGACGAAATCCTGGGCGAACTCCAGGACACGGCCCTCGAATTGGTAGGGCAGCCTGGAGTACAGCAGAAGGGCGGCCTTCGTTTCCCCCTCCAGCTGGAACGGAAGGGCAAGGACGGAACGGATACCTTGGGCCTGGACCGCGCGGGAGTACTCCGGCCAGCGAGGCTCTTCTGCCATATCAGGAACGTGGACCGTCACCTGTTCCAGGGATGCGTCCATGCTGGGGGTATCGATGAACTGGTACTCGATCCGGGCGATCGCCTCGGCATCAGGGCCGTTGCTGGCAACAGTGGCCCCCTTCCGCTGGCGCAGAAGGGTGATGCTGCACAGCACGTCGTCGCCGGGCTCGGAGAGGTTCCGCGCGGACACGCGGGCAAGCTCGTTGAGAAAGTCCTCAACGTCAGGGCTGTTGAGCACCAGTTCATGCAGGTGCTCGGTGATAGGTGTATCAGGTCTTGCTGTTGACTCGCTGGCCACGATTTCTTAGTGCCATTCGCTCAGGTCAAAACGAGCCGGCAACACACCGCGCCACCCGCGAGGAGTGTTAGCGATAACGGTCGCTGGATCGACGAACTATCCAACGGCCTGCTGCTAAACCGATATCCAGAAGTATATACACGGTCGGGCAGCGGAAAACGTCACATGCCCGGTCTGGGACGGACGTAGGAGCCCGCTACTTCGTTTCGGTCCTTGCGCGCGGCCAGGATGACGAGCTCATTGCTGGCCGGCGCGAAGTGATGGGGGGGAGTCAACAGTTTGATAGATGGGTTCATGGAGTCCCGCGTTGAGGACGACTGGTTTTCGCGAAACACAAAACTGAGTACGCCATGACCAGCCAGCCGGACTACTACGCCGTTCTGCGGGTGAAACCCGCTGCCAGCCCCGGCTCCTTTGTCCCGAGCGGCTGCGTCCGCGACGCTACCTGTTTGTTCTGGCGCGCAGCATGTAGGTAAAGCAGCAGGCCCGGTGGAAGACGGGCTTTTTTCGGGTGGGGTGTCCCTGGACGTAGCCGTTGAGCCTCAAGTCCAGAGAGTCGACTGCTGTGACTGTCGTGAGTAATGGTGCGACAAACCAAGTAGTGAACGACGCAAGCCTGGAAAAAGTCGAGTACCGGCACGTGTTGTTGTGCCTGGTCATTCCCGCAAATATTGGGTCATCGATCCACCGACCGGCGCCTGGACTGGGGCCACCCTGGGGGAACGGGTTCTCAATCGCAACGATTCAAGGAGTCTTTCCATGCGCAAAATGACCAAGAAGAACAAGATCGCCGCCGTTGCCGCTTCGGCCGCGCTGGTAGCCGTTGGCGGCGGCGCGGCGTACGCCTACTGGAGCACCACGGGTTCGGGCGGCGGATCGGCGCTGGCATCGCCCGGAACCACAACGTCCACTGTCACTATTGATGCAACATTTGCCCTAGGCCTTGCCCCAGGCGGCTCCGAGGACATCACGTACACCGGCACCAATCCAAATTCCTCGAGCACCACAGTGACTTTGGACAGGGCGGTTGTGACGGCCAACAACGGCTGTGACGCCGCTTCCTGGCTCGCCGCCTCGGTACCAACGGCGACCACCACAATTGCTGCGAACGGAACCCAGAGCCTGGGCAAGGGCACGCTCACCTTCACCGATGACCCGGCGGTCAACCAGAATGCGTGCAAGGGTGCCCTCATCACGGTGACGGTCACCAGCCACTAACTAGCGAGCGGGCCGGGGGCGGTGTAAATCCGCTCCCGGCTGGCCGTCATTTGCACCACATGGGAAGGGGCACAGGGTGCACAACCAAGAGGGACATCCGCGGCGTCGCAAGCGGCTTGGCATTCAGGCAGCGCTGCTGGGGCTTCTGCTGCTACTGGCCAGTGCGGGAGCGCTGATCGCGGCGGCGAATAATCCCAAGCCGGGCATCACTGTGCAGGTCTCCCCTGCCAGCCAGTCCATACAGCAGGGCCAGGGCGCCTCGTATACCGTGTCCCTCACCTCCACCGGTGGCTTCCGCGGGGCGGTCAACCTGGCCACCGCGGGACTGCCGGCCGGCGCGGCGGGCGCCTTCACGCCGTCGTCCGTCACCCTCAGCTCCGGAAGCACCGCAACCGCAACGTTGAACGCCACCACCAGCGCAAGCACGCCGGCAGGCACCAACACGGTAACCATCACGGGAACCAGCGACAAAGTCTCCGGCAGCGTGGACGCCAGCCTCACCGTGAACTACAAGATGTCCACCGCGTTCTCAGTGGCCGCCACCCCGGATTCGGTGACCGTCCCGCCAGGGGCCACCGCCGTCTACACACTGCGGCTGACCCGCAACAACTTCCCCAGCGCCGTCTCGTTCAGCGTCATCGGCGGATTGCCGGCGGGCTCCACAGCATCATTCTCTCCCAACCCGACAACGGATAACTCCACCACCCTCCAGGTGGCAACCGCTGCCGCTTCCCCGAACGGAAGCTACAACCTGTACCTGGTGGGAACCGGCAAGGACTCCGCGGGGAAGGCGCAGTACGCCTACGCGAACGTCCAACTGGTCCTGGATTCCACCATCAAGCAGTTCGCTCTCTCCGGGATCGTCCCCGGGACGTTGTCCCCCGGCGCATCGGCGCCCCTGGACCTGCAGATCAACAACCCCAACAACAAGTCCCTATCCGTGACCAACTTGTCCGTGGCTATCGCGGCGGTTACTCGGAGCGCGGACGCCGTGAAGAAGAACCTGGCCTGCACGGCGGCGGACTTCATTGTGACCCAGTACAGCGGGCCGTACCCCATCGCCGTTCCCCCAAGCGTTCCCCCAAGCACCAGCAGCTCACTCTCCACACTTCGAGTGGCACAGTCGGCCTGGCCCAGGGTGGGGATGCTGGACAGCTCCAAGAACCAGGACGGTTGCAAAGGCGCAACCCTCCAGCTCACGTACTCGGGATCAGGACAGGGGAACTGAGATGGCCACCACCTCAAGGAGCCGTGGCATCAGGGCAGCCGCCCTCACCGGTCTCCTCATCACCGCCGGCGCCGGATCCGCCTACGCCTACTGGACCAGCGTCGGCTCAGGTTCCGGGTCCGCGGTCGCAGGCACCATGCAGGCCGTCACCGTGGACGCCCTGGCAGCCGGCGACAACCCGAAGACGGCGCTCTACCCGGGCGGCAGCGCCGACGTCGTCCTGCGCCTGACCAACCCCAATCCCTACTCCGTGCAGGTCTACAGCGTCACTGCCAACGGCGCCGCCGCCGCGGACTCTGCGCATCCGGGCTGCACCACCACCGGCGTCCGCTTTACCGGGCCAGCCGCACCGCTTACCCCCGCAACATATGTTGCAGCCAACTCGTCAGCACTCATCACCCTCCCCGGAGCGGCCGCCATGGACACCACTTCCCTCGCCGCCTGCCAAGGCGCAACCTTCAGCATTCCCGTGACGGCAGAGGTGCGGAAATGAGGCTCGCCATCCGCAACGTGCCTCTCTTCCTCCGCCGCCCGTCGAGCCGGGTGCCCTGGATTGTCGCCACACTCCTGCTCCTGCTGGGCACGGGGACGGCTGCCTATGCGTTCTGGGCCTCGGCCACCAGCAGCAGCAACGCGGCCGCCGCCGCCGACGCGCTCTCGCCCGGATCCAAGCCTGCGGTCACTGCCGCCGGATCCGCCTTGACGGTCACTTGGGCCGGCGGCACCACTGTCAACGGGCGGGCTGCCACGGGATACACCGTGACCCGCTACTCTGCGGCGACCGGTGGCACAGCCACTGCAGCCACCGGCGGCTGCGCCGGGACGGTCACCACGCGTACGTGCACCGAACAGTCTGTGCCCGGCGGAATCTGGTACTACACGGTGACGCCGACGATCGCCCTATGGACCGGCACGGAGAGTCCCCGAAGCAGCGGCACCAGCAACGATTCCACCGCGCCCGTGGCCACTGTTTCAGGGATTTCACCCACGCCGAACGCGGCCGCGTGGAACAACACGAGCCCGGTCAGCGTGACGGTCACGGCAGATGACGGGGCAGCCGGGTCCGGCGTCGCGTCCATCTCCTACAGGGTCGACGGCGGTGCGCAGCAGACGGTGGGCGGCTCTTTGGCTGTCGTCCCCGTCAGCGGCGACGGGGCGCACACCGTCACGTACTTCGCCACGGACAAGGTAGGCAATGCCGGGTCCGCGAAGAACCAAACGGTGCGGATCGACACGCAGGCACCGGCCGCGCCGGTCTTCACGATCGTCCCCGGATACGTTTATTCGGGCAATGTTGGAGCGGTTCCGGTTACTGGCACCGCTGAGGCGAATGCGAAAATTACACTCACTGCCAGCGACGTCGGCTCCGCCCATTCTTCTGTGCCGGTCACGATTACGGCTTCCGGCACCGGCGATTGGTCCGCCAGCCCGGACCTGAGCAGTCTGAACCAGGGCACCGTCACGTACTCGGCCACGGCCACGGACGTAGCGGGCAACACGGGCGCCGCCGAAACGGCCACCAGCATGAAGGACACCGTGGCACCGGCCGCGGCGCAGGGCCTGAACGTGCCACCGTATGTGTACACCGGCAATTTTTCCTCCGTCAATGTTTCCGGAAGTGCCGAAACCGGGACATCCGTGGCCGTTTCGGCCACGAGTCTGGGCTCCGTCACTCCGGTCACCGGCACGGCGACAGCCAACGGGGGCACCTGGTCGCTGAACCTGAACCTCACGTCCCTCACAGATGGGACAGTCACCTACACTGTCACGGTGACGGATGCGGCGGGCAATACCAGCGCCGCAGCTACTAAGACGGACACGAAGGACACCGTGGCACCTGTACTGACCCTCGATAAGCTGCCCAACGTCCTAAAGGGAAACGTCGCCAAGTACCAAGTCACGGGCACCAATGACTCTGGTTTACCAGTGAATCTGAGCGTCAGCGACTCTGCCACGAGCGTTCCTGCAACGGCGTCCGGATCGAGCTGGAACACGGGCGACCTCAACCTGGCAAACCTTCAGGACAGCAACCCCGTGAACGTTGCCAGTATCACAATCACAGCCACCACCGTTGATGCGGCAGGCAACAGTACTACCGTCACGGCCAAGGTCATCAAGGACATCCAGTTGCCGGCGGTCACGGGTATCACGCTGCTGAACGGCGGAGGCACGCAGGGACTAGGAAAAGCCGAGCAGGGAGACTCGCTGACAATCCAGTTCTCCGAACAGATCGATGCCACCAAGATCTGCTCCACCTGGAACAACACGGGTACTCAAACGTTGACCGGCAACAACAACGTCACGGTCAACATCAGCACTTCCAACATCCTGACGGTGACCAGCAGCTGCCCCGGGCTGAACGTGGGCTCGATCGCACTGGGATCCAATGCCAAGTACGCGTCAGCAGGTGCCCTCAGCTTCGGTACCAACGGCAACGGCAACGCGAGCTCCATCACCTGGGATGGGTCCACCACGCTGACGCTCAAACTTGGGAAGTCAAACGGAGGAACCTCGGGGACTACAACCACCGCGGACGCCCCTACCTATACCCCCGCTGCCGGCCTCACCGACCTCGCCGGAAACCCGCTCGGCTCGGCCTTACCTCCGGCCGTACCGCAACGTTTCTAAGGCAACTCAGCGCAGGCAACGGCTCCCCTTCGATTTCGTCGGGGAGCCGTTGCACGTGTTCGACGCGCAGTTTCCCGTGCGCGGCCCAATCCTTGTGCGCGGCAGGGAATATGGACCGCGTGGATCTGGCTGTCATTTTCGGCGGCGCACCCCAGCACGATATACACGGCGACGGCGACGGCCACCAAGGCTCCGACGCTGGGCCCTAAGCTTTGACCGTTGAGCACGCAGGAACTCCTCTGCGGCTTCACATGGCTATCGGAAATTCAGGGTAACCCTTATCCATGGAACGGCGCCGAAAACCAATTTGGGTTCGATATCACGCGGCACCGCCTCCGTGTCATTTACGCCGCGCCTGCTGGGTTGCGGGAGCGCTGACGACGTTCTGCGGCGGCGAGTCGAAGGTTCCATGGTCGTACAGGCCCACAACACCCTGCATGTACTGCGCCCATTGCGGGCCGGCGATGTAGGCTCCGTCCACGGCGGAATAGTACTTGCCGTTGATGGTGACGTTGCGTTCCAATCGGCTCGGTCCCCCATTGAAGGGGTCGCCGAAGAAGGACGCGGTGGCCAGGCCCTTCGTGTAGCCGACCACCTAGGTCTGGTTGTTCCATTCGTTGGTACCGGGCTTGGCAGCATCCGGGACCCCCAGCTTTTGGGGAATCAGGAGGCCTGAGCCTTTGGTGAGGACGTCCTGGAAGAACCTGGCCTGCACGGGGGCGGACTTCACGCTCACCCAATACAGCGGGCCGTACTCCTCTCCGTTCCCCAAGCACCAGCAGCTCACTTTCCACACTTCGAGTGGCACAGTCGGCCTGGCCCAGGGTGGGGATGCTGGACACCTCCAAGAACCTGGACGGTTGCAAACGCGCAACCCTCCAGCTCACGTACTCGGGATCAAGACAGGGGAACTGAGATTCGTATTAGGGCGTGTCTCCGGGACTGCGGAATTAACGGTGTATCTGGCTCGACACCCCGGGCGGTGGGCCTGGCGGGGAGGAACCCGATATGGCCGCAACACTTGAGGCTGTGCCGAGTATGAAAACCGTTGAAAAACTGACAGAGAAGTCCGAGGCTGCTCGCGAGCTGGTGAGGATGGCCAAGGAGCACGGCCTGGCCTTGACCGGTCCTGACGGGCTGCTGAAGCAGTTGATCAAAACCGTCATTGAGACGGCGCTGAATGAGGAATTGACCGAGCATCTCGGGTATGGACGGCGCGATACGGCGGCTAAGGACATCGTCACTCGCGCAACGGCGTTCGGGCCACAGGAACAACTTGGTGACAATTCAGATCAGCCCTTCTCCAAACCCAACGCCAGCCTCCGGATCGACCGGAGGCTGGCGTTGTGCGGTGAGTTGTGGGCAAAATGAAGCACGCGTCGCGTTGCCAGCGGCAGACCCCGAAACCATTGGCGACGGCGCCATGGAGGGACAGGAACATGACCAGACTGCTCATCATCGGTCCGCCCGGCTCCGGCAAAGGAACCCAGGCCGAGCAGATCGCCCGGCATTTCAGCATCCCGGCAGTGTCGACGGGGGATATCTTCCGGACCAACGTCAGCCAGCAGACGCCATTGGGCAAGGAGGCGTCCAAGTACCTCGATGACGGCGCCTACGTCCCGGACCACCTGACGAACGCGCTGGTCAAGGAACGGCTCCTCGATCCGGACGTTCAGGGCGGATTCCTGCTGGACGGTTACCCGCGCACCGCGCTCCAGGTGGCCGAATTGGATGACATGCTCGCCTCGCTGGGCCACCGCCTGGATGCAGTCATCGAACTTCGGGCCCCCGATGCCGAACTGGAACGCCGGATGCTGCAACGGGCCAAGGAACAGGGCCGCAAAGACGACACCGTGGACGTGTTCCGGCGGCGGCTTGACCTCTACCACCGCGAGACCCACGAACTCGTGGCGGTCTACGCCCGCAGGGGACTGGTGGTCTCAGTCGACGGCAGCGGCGAGCCCGGGGTGATCACGGAACTGGCGATCGCCGCCGTCGTAAAATTCCTGACCACCTAGCGGCCTGACCGCTTCCTCGCGCAAGAATTTCTATGGATTAGCGCAGCTGTCGAAGGGTTGCCTCAGGATCCTGCAAATTCGTCCGCCGCAGCATCACGGACTCCTATCCTTTTGGTAGGGCAAGTGGCCACTCCGCCCCAGCCGACCGCACTACCAGCCAAGGACCCCAAAATTCGCACCTCATATTTTGTGCTGCCTGCCGCCACTATGCTGGCCACCGCCGTTGCCGTCGCCGCCTCAGCCCTGCCGGCCACAGCAGCCGCACCGACAGAGACCGGCGCCAGCGCCCGCTACATCGTCCGGTACACCCCCGATACCGACGTCGCGGCTGAGACCGCAGCCCACCGTTCGCAGGGAATGGCCACCGGCCGCACATTCTCCCAGGCACTGCGCGGTGCAGTGGTGACGGCGACGCCGGGCCAGGCAGGAGCCCTTTCCCGTTCGGCCCGCGTCGCCTCCGTTGAACTGGACGCTCCCGTCACCATTTCTGAAACGCAGCAGCCCGCCGCGTGGGGGCTGGACCGGGTGGACCAGCGGCCGTTGCCGCTCTCCGGCTCCTACAGTTGGACGGCTGCCGGAACTGGTGTCAGCGCCTACGTCGTTGACACCGGCGTCCTCGCTTCCCACACCGACTTCGGTGGACGCGTTACGGCCGGCTGGACTGCCGTTGCCGACGGCCGCGGCTCCGGGGACTGTAACGGCCACGGAACGCACGTGGCCGGAACCATTGCCGGGACCACCTACGGCGTGGCAAAGCGTGCAACCATCGTTCCCGTGCGGGTCCTGGACTGCAACGGATCCGGCTACAACTCTGACGTCGTGGCCGGGCTGGACTGGATAGCCGCCAACCACGCCGCCGGGGTACCGGCCGTGGTCAACATGAGCCTCGGCGGAGCAGCGAGCGCCGCGGTCGA
Above is a window of Arthrobacter pascens DNA encoding:
- a CDS encoding GAF and ANTAR domain-containing protein — translated: MASESTARPDTPITEHLHELVLNSPDVEDFLNELARVSARNLSEPGDDVLCSITLLRQRKGATVASNGPDAEAIARIEYQFIDTPSMDASLEQVTVHVPDMAEEPRWPEYSRAVQAQGIRSVLALPFQLEGETKAALLLYSRLPYQFEGRVLEFAQDFVSQTSLALRLAVRFAHYSETAANLRATLESRTVIDMAVGIIMAQNRCGQDDAFNILRAASNTRNSKLHDVATAVVNALGQGPVRTHYDG
- a CDS encoding beta strand repeat-containing protein; amino-acid sequence: MRLAIRNVPLFLRRPSSRVPWIVATLLLLLGTGTAAYAFWASATSSSNAAAAADALSPGSKPAVTAAGSALTVTWAGGTTVNGRAATGYTVTRYSAATGGTATAATGGCAGTVTTRTCTEQSVPGGIWYYTVTPTIALWTGTESPRSSGTSNDSTAPVATVSGISPTPNAAAWNNTSPVSVTVTADDGAAGSGVASISYRVDGGAQQTVGGSLAVVPVSGDGAHTVTYFATDKVGNAGSAKNQTVRIDTQAPAAPVFTIVPGYVYSGNVGAVPVTGTAEANAKITLTASDVGSAHSSVPVTITASGTGDWSASPDLSSLNQGTVTYSATATDVAGNTGAAETATSMKDTVAPAAAQGLNVPPYVYTGNFSSVNVSGSAETGTSVAVSATSLGSVTPVTGTATANGGTWSLNLNLTSLTDGTVTYTVTVTDAAGNTSAAATKTDTKDTVAPVLTLDKLPNVLKGNVAKYQVTGTNDSGLPVNLSVSDSATSVPATASGSSWNTGDLNLANLQDSNPVNVASITITATTVDAAGNSTTVTAKVIKDIQLPAVTGITLLNGGGTQGLGKAEQGDSLTIQFSEQIDATKICSTWNNTGTQTLTGNNNVTVNISTSNILTVTSSCPGLNVGSIALGSNAKYASAGALSFGTNGNGNASSITWDGSTTLTLKLGKSNGGTSGTTTTADAPTYTPAAGLTDLAGNPLGSALPPAVPQRF
- a CDS encoding COG1470 family protein, with translation MHNQEGHPRRRKRLGIQAALLGLLLLLASAGALIAAANNPKPGITVQVSPASQSIQQGQGASYTVSLTSTGGFRGAVNLATAGLPAGAAGAFTPSSVTLSSGSTATATLNATTSASTPAGTNTVTITGTSDKVSGSVDASLTVNYKMSTAFSVAATPDSVTVPPGATAVYTLRLTRNNFPSAVSFSVIGGLPAGSTASFSPNPTTDNSTTLQVATAAASPNGSYNLYLVGTGKDSAGKAQYAYANVQLVLDSTIKQFALSGIVPGTLSPGASAPLDLQINNPNNKSLSVTNLSVAIAAVTRSADAVKKNLACTAADFIVTQYSGPYPIAVPPSVPPSTSSSLSTLRVAQSAWPRVGMLDSSKNQDGCKGATLQLTYSGSGQGN
- a CDS encoding adenylate kinase; this encodes MTRLLIIGPPGSGKGTQAEQIARHFSIPAVSTGDIFRTNVSQQTPLGKEASKYLDDGAYVPDHLTNALVKERLLDPDVQGGFLLDGYPRTALQVAELDDMLASLGHRLDAVIELRAPDAELERRMLQRAKEQGRKDDTVDVFRRRLDLYHRETHELVAVYARRGLVVSVDGSGEPGVITELAIAAVVKFLTT
- the efeU gene encoding iron uptake transporter permease EfeU, yielding MGIAVAVSAAFGALLTFGPRGLTFEAQEAIGGSLSIAAVGLVTWMVFWMARTAKTLGGELKSQVDRVAEGAGWGLVAVAALAVGREGLETALFLWAAAQSSGETTTPLVGALLGLAVAAGLGYLLHRGVLKVNLSRFFSWTGVALIVIAAGVLAYGMHDLQEAAILPGLHSLAFDVSATVPPSSWYGTLLKGTLNFSPATTWLEAGAWLLYVVPVLFFYLRANRVAAPPAVTQRDRESTLVSS